The sequence CACTGGCCCGGACATAGTTATACACAAGATAAAACACTATGAAGTTGGATAAGACGGCCATTATATACAGGCCATGATCCCTGACCGTTCCGGGCAGGATCTGCGAGAACGACATCAGATATGCCAGCAGGATGAAGGCCACGATGCCCAGCAACGGCAACTGCCTGAATCTGCCCCTGAACAGGAAGGCGGCACCGACCATGTAGGTCAGTACCATGTTGATGGTTCCATAGGCACTATTAATCGGCTGGAAAGGGATCAGCAACAGCAGCGCCCACATCACGGCGCGCGCCGGCAGCGCATAGGCCGACGCGAAAACCACGAGGCCGGCGCAGAGGGCTATGATCAATTGTACGTAGTGGCTTATTTCCCAACCCATCTTTCAGTCCGCCAATATCAAGGCGTCACAACCGTCTTGGTAGTGAACCCGGCCAGTAATTTCTGCAACCCCTGATCGAGCCCCACCCTGGCCGACCAACCCAGCAATTCCTGCGCCCTGTCTACGACGGCGCATAAGTGACCGTCGGGGGCGCTCCGGCCCGTAATCAGGCGCAAAGGGCATGCCGCAAAGCCGGCACAGCACTCTTAACAGTTCGTTCAGCGTCACGGCACGTCCGGTAGCCACATTGAAAACGCCCTCTGCCGCTACGCCCAAAGATGTCACCTTGATGTTAGCCACTACCACGTCCAAGATATATAAAAAATTACGGGTTTGCCGCTTCATTGCGCGCCCTCGCTCTCGCCCGATCCGCCATCATCCAGATAGCCTTCGCGCAGCAGGTATAAAAACACTTCCTGGGCCGCCTGCATGGGCGTGAGTTTCGAGGTATCGATGCGCAGTTCCGGATGTTCGGGAACTTCGTAGGGATCACTGATGCCGGTAAACTCCGGGATGATGCCCTTGCGCGCCTTGGCGTACCAGCCCTTGTGATCGTGCGCCTCATTCACCAGAAGATTATGGAGAATGCCATGGGAGGTTGTTTAGATAAGAATCTTCACTCGCCGCCGCGCCAATCGAGCAGTGCACGCAGTTTACCGAGCGTCTGCAACACGGTGCGATCAGGGGCACGGCCCTTTTTCACCACACGACGCGCACGCCAATCCAGGTTTTTGACTTGATCGGCAAGCACCACGCCGGCGATGTCTGGGCTGCCCAATACCGGTACTTCGAAAGGATACCCTTTGACCTTGCTCGTGATCGGGCAGCAGACGAACAGCCCCCAAATATCGTTGTAGGACCGCGGCGAGAGCACCAGCGCCGGACGATGGCCTGCCTGCTCGTGACCCTTGGTCGGGTTGAAATCGATCCACACCACATCCCCACGGTCGGGAACATAACGCGGGCGTGACATCACCACACCTCATGTCCGACGGGCGGCCCGAAATCAACCTCGGCATGACGCACACGTCGCTTGGCGCCCTTCAAGAGAACATCGAGATGGTAACGCGGGATCGCGCCACTCTCCTTCGCCGGCACCAGGATGATCTGCCCTTTGCGGACCTCAATAGTCAATGCTGCATTGGGTTTAAGTCCGACCTCCTCGACAATGCCGCGGGGGATACGCACGGCCAAGCTGTTACCCCATTTCTGCGCTTTCGTTTTCATCGGAGATCCTCAAGTATCTACATAGTATATACTAGCACTCGGTCATTCAAAACATCATCCGACCGACCCGACACCTGCTCGCCTACGCGTCCTTCTCGATCCACTCCAAATGGGTGAGCGCGTCCAGATTGCGCAAGGTGGCGTCATAGTTCAAACCGCGGGATTCAAATCCTGTTTGATCAAACCCTTCGCTATAAGCCAGGGCTTTTTCAACAAAGCCAATCATGTAGTCCAGATAGAACCGCCACTCACGCTCAGACACTCACCGCCTCCCGTTCTATATAAGGTCGCAGCTCCGGCCGCATGGCCTTTTCGGTTACCAGATCAACCCGGCAGCCCAACGCGTCTTCCAGATGGAATTGCACACCAAAATACCTTTACGATGTCGCCGGTCCATCGAATGACACCACGATATCCACGTCGCTGTCTGGTCGTGCTTCATCGCGCGCAGTGGATCCGAACAGCGCCAGCCGGACTACGCCATAGCGCCGAGTGAGCTCCGGCTTGGCGCGGGTAAGCACCTGCAATACATTGGCGCGATTCATGGACTACCTCTATCTCGATTCACGGTTTATCGGTTTGCTGAAAGCGGGAGGTTTCATGGCCAGCTTTACGGAAAAATCCCTGTTTCCTGGGTAGGTTTGCAGTCCAGGGTTTGCAACACTATGGCCGCTTTGGTCTGGGCTGGGCTGGGCCGCGCTCCAACTTCACTGCCGGTAATCACCGTCGGCATCTATGTATCCTTCCCGCAGCAGATACAGAAATACCTCCTGCGCCGCCTCCATGGGGCTCATGGTGGCGGTATCTATCCGCAGTTCCGGATTTTGCGGGGTTTCGTAGGGGTCGCTGATACCCGTGAATTCCGGTATCAGCCCCTTGCGCGCCTTGGCGTAGAGCCCCTTGCGGTCGCGCGCTTCGCAGACTTCGAGCGGGGTGGCGACGTGAATTTCAATAAAGGCGCCATGCTGTTCGATCAGTTCGCGCACCGCGCGGCGGGTGCTGTGGTAGGGCGCGATCGGGGCGCAGATGGCGATACCGCCGTTCTTGGTGATCTCACTGGCGACAAAGCCGATACGGCGGATGTTGAGGTCGCGATGCTGTTTGGAAAATCCCAACTCGTTCGAAAGGTTGTGCCGAACGACATCGCCGTCGAGAAGCGTCACCGGCCTGCCCCCTGCTTCGATAAATTTGGCATAGAGAATTTTCGCCAGCGTGGATTTCCCGGAACCCGAAAGGCCTGTAAAAAACAAGGTGATGCCCTGTCGGCTGCGGGGCGGACAAACCTTGCGAAGTTCCGCCAGGACATCGGGAAAAGAAAACCATGCCGGGATTTCCTGGTCATGCGACAGGTGGCTGTACAGTTCCTTCTCCGTGAACAGGACGGCTTTCTTGCCTTCTTTTTCAATTTTCTCGACGGGAAGAAACTGATCCTCCCCTGGCACGTATTGCATTTCCCTGACGGGGATCATGCGGATGCCCAATTCGCCCTGATGCCGTGCCAGCAATTCCTGCGCGGCATAGCGCGGATAGAAGCGCTCGCCGCCCGCGCGCACTTCCGGCGGCGCGGCGTGCTCCGGGCCGATGATGATGTGCGAGCAGCCGTAATTCTGACGGACGATGGCGTTGAGGATCGCCTCGCGCGGTCCGGCCATGCGCACCGCCATGGGCAGCAGCGAAAGCATGGCCAAGTTGTGGGGATAATAACGCCGGATGGCCTGATAGCAGTGCACCCGCGCGTAGTAATGCAGATCGCCGGGTTTGGTCATGCCCACCGCGGGATGCAGCAGGATATTCGCCTGCGCCTCTTTGGCCGCGCGCAATGTGATGTCCCGATGGAGGCGGTGCATGGGTTTGCTGGTATTGAACGCCACCACACGGCGCCACCCGTGTTTTTCGAACAGGTGGCGCAGCTCCTCGGGGGTGTCGCGCAACGTCTCGAAGTCATGGTGCATCGGCAGTTGAATGCCTTCGACATCGCCACCCACATAGTTTTCGTGGGCCTGCTCGAATAAAAAGCGCACGCCGGGATGGTTCAGGGAATCGGTGCCATAGACAAGCTGCGCCTCGCGCTTTTTGTCTGGCTTCCACTTGTCCGCGACGCGCAGCACCGCGAGCATGAACCCCTCGGAATCATTCAGCCCGAGATAGCTACCGGCATCGAGTTTGTCCGCGATGGCGTCGGGAACATCCAGGGTGATCGGCATGGGCCACAATAAACCGCCGGGCAATCGCATGTTCTCTAAAACGCTTTCATACGTCTCCCGGGCCATGAATCCGCGCAGCGGCGAGAAGGCACCGTTCATGAGCAGTTCCAGGTCACAGAGCTGGCGCTGCGACAGGGTGATCGCCGGGAACCCTTGCGAGTCTTTCTTGAGCTGTGTGGCACGCGCTTCGTCCACCAGAAGATTCTGCAAAGTGCCGCCATAAGATTTTATCAGGTGATCCATATGTATCTTCTTGTCAGGCACTTTTTGTCATTTCCTGTAGACACAATGCCAGCGACTTCTCCCATGACGGGATGGCCAAGCCAAATGTTTGGCCCAGTTTCACATTTGACATCGTTGAGTTCCGAGGACGTACGGCGGGTAATGGATAATCAGTGGCCGGAATCGGGATCAGTCTCGGCATGGCAAAGGATGCGCCACGGGAAGCCTCTTCAAAGATTTTCCTGGCGAAGCCGTACCACGTAGTCGAACCCTCCGAGACCACATGATACACGCCACTGACATCTGTAATGGAGGCGGATTGACGGCATAAGGGGGAGAGATGCTGCGCCAGTATTTGTGACGTGGCCTCAGCGAGCATGCGGCCCCAAGTCGGTGCTCCGATCTGATCATCGACGATTTTTAATTCGCTCCTCTCTCTTGCGAGCTTAAGCATCGTCAAAAGAAAATTCTTCCCACGCGCGGCATAAACCCAGCTTGTCCTTAATATAAGGTGCGGCACGCCCACGGCCTGTATGGCCCGCTCACCGGCGAGCTTGGTTCGGCCATAAACATTCAGAGGATTAGGGGTATCTTCTTCGCTGTATGGGTCTGTCTTTGTACCGTCAAATACATAATCCGTTGAATAATGCACCATCACGGCATTCAGCCGTTTGGCCTCTTCCGCCATGATGCCCGGCGCCACGCCATTGACGGCCATGGCCAGATCGGGTTCGGATTCGGCCTTGTCCACGGCGCTATAGGCGGCGGCATTGACAATAAGATCAGGCCCGACTTGCCCGATCACCTTTCTGATGGAATCCGGGTCGGCCAGATCCATTTCGTGGTGGCCAACAACAACGACATCGCCCAGCGAGGCGAGCGTGCGTTGCAATTCCCATCCAACCTGGCCATTCTTGCCGGTGAGAAGGATTTTTCTCACTCAAATATCTCCGCCTCATTGAACGCCATACCGGCCTTGTCCTTGGCGGACAATTGCAGTTCCGCTCCGGTTGGCCATGCAATCGCCAGATCGCGATCATTCCACACAATGGTGCGCTCGGATTGCGGCGCCCAGTAATCGGTGGTCTTGTACAGAACCTCGGCAAACTCGGACAATACGAGAAAGCCGTGCGCAAACCCTGGCGGAATCCACGCCATACGCCTGTTCTCCGCCGACAGATTCATACCCACCCATTGGCCGAAGGTCGGCGAGTTCCGGCGGACATCCACGGCGACGTCGAATATC comes from Sulfuricaulis sp. and encodes:
- the mazF gene encoding endoribonuclease MazF, translating into MSRPRYVPDRGDVVWIDFNPTKGHEQAGHRPALVLSPRSYNDIWGLFVCCPITSKVKGYPFEVPVLGSPDIAGVVLADQVKNLDWRARRVVKKGRAPDRTVLQTLGKLRALLDWRGGE
- a CDS encoding AbrB/MazE/SpoVT family DNA-binding domain-containing protein, whose protein sequence is MKTKAQKWGNSLAVRIPRGIVEEVGLKPNAALTIEVRKGQIILVPAKESGAIPRYHLDVLLKGAKRRVRHAEVDFGPPVGHEVW
- a CDS encoding bifunctional sulfate adenylyltransferase/adenylylsulfate kinase — encoded protein: MDHLIKSYGGTLQNLLVDEARATQLKKDSQGFPAITLSQRQLCDLELLMNGAFSPLRGFMARETYESVLENMRLPGGLLWPMPITLDVPDAIADKLDAGSYLGLNDSEGFMLAVLRVADKWKPDKKREAQLVYGTDSLNHPGVRFLFEQAHENYVGGDVEGIQLPMHHDFETLRDTPEELRHLFEKHGWRRVVAFNTSKPMHRLHRDITLRAAKEAQANILLHPAVGMTKPGDLHYYARVHCYQAIRRYYPHNLAMLSLLPMAVRMAGPREAILNAIVRQNYGCSHIIIGPEHAAPPEVRAGGERFYPRYAAQELLARHQGELGIRMIPVREMQYVPGEDQFLPVEKIEKEGKKAVLFTEKELYSHLSHDQEIPAWFSFPDVLAELRKVCPPRSRQGITLFFTGLSGSGKSTLAKILYAKFIEAGGRPVTLLDGDVVRHNLSNELGFSKQHRDLNIRRIGFVASEITKNGGIAICAPIAPYHSTRRAVRELIEQHGAFIEIHVATPLEVCEARDRKGLYAKARKGLIPEFTGISDPYETPQNPELRIDTATMSPMEAAQEVFLYLLREGYIDADGDYRQ
- the rfbD gene encoding dTDP-4-dehydrorhamnose reductase → MRKILLTGKNGQVGWELQRTLASLGDVVVVGHHEMDLADPDSIRKVIGQVGPDLIVNAAAYSAVDKAESEPDLAMAVNGVAPGIMAEEAKRLNAVMVHYSTDYVFDGTKTDPYSEEDTPNPLNVYGRTKLAGERAIQAVGVPHLILRTSWVYAARGKNFLLTMLKLARERSELKIVDDQIGAPTWGRMLAEATSQILAQHLSPLCRQSASITDVSGVYHVVSEGSTTWYGFARKIFEEASRGASFAMPRLIPIPATDYPLPAVRPRNSTMSNVKLGQTFGLAIPSWEKSLALCLQEMTKSA
- the rfbC gene encoding dTDP-4-dehydrorhamnose 3,5-epimerase, which encodes MNIIQTAIPDVLIVEPKVFSDARGFFYESYNKKTMQAAGITGDFVQDNHSRSARNVLRGLHYQITQPQGKLVRAVAGEIFDVAVDVRRNSPTFGQWVGMNLSAENRRMAWIPPGFAHGFLVLSEFAEVLYKTTDYWAPQSERTIVWNDRDLAIAWPTGAELQLSAKDKAGMAFNEAEIFE